A part of Paenibacillus sp. sptzw28 genomic DNA contains:
- a CDS encoding ABC transporter ATP-binding protein — protein MNIIELRGVNKHYRGAEDLHILRDINLNVTKGDFAAIIGPSGSGKSTLMNVIGLLDAPTSGAYMLEQLDVSLLSDMQAAKVRSRKIGFVFQQFNLLARLNALENVELPMIYAGMPKKERRERALHLLEMLGLDHRFRHRPAELSGGQQQRVAIARALANDPVLLLADEPTGALDTKTGHEVLELLLRLNEQGNTILLITHDPQIAGYTKRTVTLQDGSIVRDAI, from the coding sequence ATGAATATCATAGAACTGCGGGGCGTTAATAAGCATTACAGGGGGGCGGAAGACCTTCATATTCTGAGAGATATCAATCTGAATGTGACTAAAGGCGATTTTGCCGCTATCATCGGACCGAGCGGTTCGGGCAAATCGACCCTCATGAACGTAATTGGCTTGCTTGATGCGCCGACCTCCGGGGCGTACATGCTGGAGCAGCTTGATGTCAGCTTGCTGTCCGATATGCAGGCAGCCAAGGTCCGCAGCCGAAAAATCGGTTTCGTATTCCAGCAATTTAATCTGCTGGCCCGCCTGAATGCCCTCGAGAATGTTGAGCTGCCGATGATTTATGCAGGCATGCCGAAGAAAGAACGAAGAGAACGGGCGCTCCACTTGTTGGAAATGCTCGGCTTGGACCATCGATTCCGGCACAGGCCGGCCGAGTTATCGGGCGGGCAGCAGCAGCGGGTCGCAATCGCCCGCGCATTGGCCAATGATCCTGTTCTGCTGCTGGCTGATGAGCCGACGGGAGCGCTTGATACGAAGACAGGCCACGAGGTGCTGGAACTGCTCCTTCGGCTCAACGAGCAGGGCAACACCATCCTGCTTATTACTCATGACCCTCAAATTGCCGGGTACACCAAGCGGACTGTCACGCTGCAGGACGGTTCGATCGTCAGGGACGCCATTTAA
- a CDS encoding sensor histidine kinase produces the protein MPRYNLFRKMVILLLIMLVPIVGLYLYSNKTSTGVLGEELNRSNTNQLIFFQNQVNTNMDLLTLWPNLLIQDPDILTLKDIFSYSKYLDLEPITLIKRIQTKLNIQESSSDWRSSLFIYSPLLQRVISVNDVRTYNDTELRKRLKPGWQVARKAGQNGFLFSLITVYPYSELHDPANANLIIELQFDSVNIQNMLDKFKSDGRRDPVFYKKGTGVIYNRTADTKLADKIIASLQDEKLHDIDYRTVKVDGSSYMVNVVNSKTTGWYLIDYMPLADIFKPIQKSNLLFYISVGCLLLMSCLAAYLLYAQVQVPLKKLVQGFQRLKNGDYSVRMESKGNNEFGFVFARFNSMVAQIQDLFEKVYMEKIHVREARLKQLQSQINPHFFYNCFSFISSMAKLQNHQAVVAMSQNLSKYYRYTTRQERDLVPLSEELEFVTSYLEIQKMRMKRLDYDIEIPLRMRKLDIPPLILQPLVENAVIHGIESRSDAGWIRIYGQYEGDRMCIIVEDDGKGMEPAELAALESKLYKPMDEKMGCGLWNVHQRMQLRFGDAAGLNVSESPLGGLKVTLKLDLGADGRQSNDGGQL, from the coding sequence ATGCCCCGGTATAATCTGTTTAGAAAGATGGTTATTCTGCTCCTCATTATGCTGGTGCCGATTGTCGGGCTTTACTTATACTCTAATAAGACCAGTACCGGTGTTCTCGGCGAAGAGCTTAACCGCTCCAACACGAATCAATTGATTTTTTTTCAGAACCAGGTAAATACGAATATGGATCTGCTCACGCTGTGGCCCAATCTGTTGATCCAGGATCCGGACATCCTCACCCTTAAGGACATATTCAGCTACAGTAAGTATCTGGATCTGGAACCGATCACGTTGATCAAGCGGATCCAGACGAAGCTGAACATTCAGGAGAGCTCGTCTGATTGGAGAAGCAGCCTGTTTATCTACTCACCCTTGCTGCAGCGAGTTATATCTGTCAATGATGTAAGGACTTATAACGATACGGAGCTGAGAAAAAGACTGAAGCCCGGCTGGCAGGTCGCCAGGAAAGCGGGACAAAACGGTTTCCTGTTCTCCTTAATTACCGTTTATCCTTATTCGGAGCTGCATGACCCGGCAAATGCCAATCTGATTATTGAGCTTCAGTTCGACAGCGTCAATATTCAGAATATGCTGGATAAATTCAAGAGCGACGGGCGAAGGGATCCCGTATTCTACAAGAAAGGAACCGGAGTCATTTACAACAGGACCGCCGATACGAAGCTTGCGGACAAGATTATTGCGAGCCTCCAGGACGAGAAGCTTCATGACATCGATTACCGGACGGTCAAGGTCGACGGCAGCTCGTACATGGTGAATGTTGTGAATTCGAAGACAACCGGCTGGTATTTGATAGACTACATGCCGCTCGCGGACATCTTCAAGCCGATTCAAAAATCCAATCTCCTCTTCTACATTTCCGTCGGCTGTCTGCTTCTGATGAGCTGTTTGGCGGCTTATTTATTGTACGCCCAGGTACAGGTTCCGCTGAAAAAACTGGTGCAGGGCTTTCAAAGGCTGAAGAACGGCGATTATTCGGTACGGATGGAGTCCAAAGGCAACAATGAATTCGGCTTTGTTTTTGCCAGGTTTAATTCGATGGTCGCGCAAATTCAGGACTTGTTCGAGAAAGTGTACATGGAGAAAATCCATGTTCGGGAAGCCCGCCTCAAACAGCTTCAGTCTCAGATCAATCCTCACTTCTTCTATAATTGCTTCTCATTCATATCCAGCATGGCGAAGCTGCAGAATCACCAGGCCGTCGTGGCAATGTCGCAAAATTTATCCAAGTATTATCGTTACACGACGAGGCAGGAGCGGGATTTGGTGCCGTTATCGGAAGAACTGGAGTTTGTGACGAGCTATCTGGAAATTCAGAAGATGCGGATGAAACGGCTTGATTATGATATTGAAATCCCGCTGCGCATGCGAAAGCTGGATATCCCTCCGCTTATCCTGCAGCCGCTGGTGGAGAATGCTGTGATACATGGCATCGAAAGCCGAAGCGACGCGGGATGGATCAGGATTTACGGACAATATGAAGGAGACCGGATGTGCATCATCGTGGAGGACGACGGCAAAGGAATGGAACCTGCAGAGCTTGCGGCGCTTGAGAGTAAGCTGTATAAGCCGATGGATGAGAAGATGGGCTGCGGGCTGTGGAACGTGCACCAGCGTATGCAGCTGCGCTTCGGAGATGCAGCCGGATTGAACGTATCGGAATCTCCGCTTGGGGGATTGAAGGTCACGCTTAAGCTGGACCTTGGAGCAGACGGGCGGCAATCAAACGATGGAGGGCAGCTATGA